In Neomonachus schauinslandi chromosome 6, ASM220157v2, whole genome shotgun sequence, a genomic segment contains:
- the C6H10orf120 gene encoding uncharacterized protein C10orf120 homolog has translation MIREWENGCQKVGKQRTQERKAAEGMWNKNGTPVRICTMSDSFRDKDSLCCQRGLCSASPLEIWTKFYKSDPRVALGKYSPLEKEILRLGGVHTVAAKRLLTHKQEEEWKMLKELQSLSSDYKRAMDYRTQHSPPCATCRPLEKIWTAKVIVPPEELRMPQREKLTIIKHIERMQLARALRNRQLLPYIERFRGSSFLSRGGLCPKAKDKTREDEDDKDSDFYSDTKQEARSNAENTAIKRQEINMNIIFKSEEPKKCFTHQPNDQKPFFPTKKVERSITGLTNRNLLPVAEFPGDLMLMNQDFISRGAHPTEGTKVSLPGEESVWKEYTHRAAHQD, from the exons ATGATCAGAGAATGGGAGAATGGCTGTCAGAAGGTAGGAAAACAGAGGACCCAAGAAAGGAAGGCTGCAGAGGGAATGTGGAATAAGAACGGAACACCAGTCAGAATATGTACCATGAGTGATTCCTTTCGGGATAAAGACTCCCTGTGCTGCCAACGGGGTCTGTGTTCGGCTTCGCCATTGGA GATATGGACCAAATTCTACAAATCAGATCCACGAGTTGCCCTCGGGAAATACTCCCCCTTGGAAAAAGAGATCCTA CGTCTGGGTGGTGTTCACACCGTAGCAGCAAAACGGCTTCTGACACACAAGCAAGAGGAAGAGTGGAAGATGCTCAAGGAGCTCCAATCACTGTCTTCGGACTACAAGCGGGCGATGGACTATAGAACACAGCATTCCCCTCCCTGTGCCACCTGTAGGCCCCTCGAAAAAATATGGACCGCAAAGGTGATCGTGCCCCCAGAGGAGTTAAGAATGCCACAGCGCGAGAAGCTCACCATCATCAAGCACATAGAACGGATGCAGCTTGCTCGAGCCCTGAGAAACAGGCAACTCTTGCCCTACATTGAGAGGTTTCGGGGCTCTTCCTTTCTGTCCAGAGGGGGCCTGTGCCCAAAGGCGAAAGACAAGACGAGGGAAGACGAGGATGACAAGGACTCTGATTTCTACAGTGACACCAAGCAAGAGGCGAGAAGCAACGCAGAGaacacagccataaaaagacaagaaataaacatGAACATAATTTTCAAGTCAGAGGAACCAAAAAAGTGTTTCACACACCAGCCAAATGACCAGAAACCATTCTTCCCCACCAAGAAAGTGGAACGCTCCATCACGGGCTTAACCAACCGGAATCTCCTCCCCGTAGCTGAATTCCCTGGCGACCTAATGCTGATGAATCAGGATTTCATATCCCGGGGAGCCCACCCCACTGAGGGGACGAAGGTCAGCCTCCCAGGGGAAGAGAGCGTCTGGAAAGAGTACACGCACAGAGCCGCTCATCAGGATTAA